The following are encoded together in the Montipora capricornis isolate CH-2021 chromosome 5, ASM3666992v2, whole genome shotgun sequence genome:
- the LOC138048650 gene encoding uncharacterized protein, translating to MWNSLMTLLGSMRLRTTAYHPQSNGLVERFHRHLKGGLKARLAGNHWVDDLPIVPLGIRASLKEGLSCTSAELVCGTTLRLPGDFFAPPTAEDASSFVSRLRCTMQCQQCTTSWHGNSDVYLPPDLHSATHVYVRHDGHRPPLTRPYDGPFRVVRRLDKQFTLDINGRLKEVSRSSKTC from the coding sequence ATGTGGAATTCCCTTATGACCCTCCTGGGTAGTATGCGTCTTCGTACCACAGCGTATCATCCACAGTCAAATGGTCTCGTGGAAAGGTTTCATAGGCATTTGAAAGGTGGACTGAAAGCACGGTTGGCAGGTAATCACTGGGTGGATGACCTCCCCATTGTTCCCCTCGGAATCCGGGCGAGCCTCAAGGAAGGCCTGTCCTGTACATCAGCTGAGTTGGTCTGTGGGACGACACTCCGTCTGCCAGGAGATTTTTTTGCCCCACCTACTGCAGAGGACGCCTCCTCGTTCGTCTCACGACTGCGGTGTACCATGCAGTGCCAGCAGTGCACTACGAGTTGGCATGGCAACTCCGATGTGTACCTTCCCCCTGACCTTCATTCTGCTACCCACGTCTATGTCCGGCACGATGGTCATAGGCCTCCGCTTACTCGCCCTTATGATGGCCCCTTCCGCGTAGTTCGCCGCCTGGACAAGCAGTTTACTTTGGACATCAATGGCAGACTCAAGGAAGTCAGTCGATCGTCTAAAACCTGCTGA
- the LOC138048649 gene encoding uncharacterized protein: protein MFCIYVTYIAGVLKTSFKLSGSKKQNSSLFSSLNVPEYNNLSPTEVANSINHALLEPLQPYEPIDSERAALQLPLEENPEFLEVSVQRVYNNLLHLNNHKASGPDGLSNWVLKEYAEILVTPVQNILNASYSEQKLPSMWKIADVIPLPKVKQVTDPKKELRSISLTSTLSKISEDFIVSDYIKPALESLVDSNQFGTISGSSTVLAPISMFHKWLKATDGNGASVRVLL from the coding sequence atgttttgcatttatgtgacatatatagctggagttttgaaaacaagctTTAAGCTCAGTGgatcaaaaaagcaaaattcgTCACTATTTTCCTCCCTCAATGTTCCTGAGTATAACAACTTGTCTCCAACAGAAGTTGCTAATTCCATCAACCATGCATTACTGGAGCCACTTCAACCTTACGAGCCCATCGACAGCGAGCGTGCGGCCCTACAATTGCCCCTAGAAGAGAATCCGGAGTTCCTAGAGGTGTCCGTGCAAAGAGTGTACAACAACCTGCTTCACCTGAATAACCATAAAGCTTCTGGCCCGGATGGCCTTTCCAACTGGGTGTTAAAGGAGTACGCCGAAATCCTAGTTACTCCCGTTCAAAACATCCTGAACGCCTCATACAGTGAGCAAAAACTACCCTCAATGTGGAAAATTGCGGATGTCATCCCCCTGCCCAAGGTGAAGCAAGTCACTGACCCAAAAAAGGAACTGCGTTCAATCTCTCTCACGTCTACCCTCTCGAAAATATCTGAGGACTTTATTGTTTCTGATTACATAAAACCTGCCCTAGAGAGCCTAGTTGACTCCAACCAGTTTGGTACCATATCTGGTTCTTCAACCGTGTTGGCACCCATTAGTATGTTTCATAAGTGGCTCAAAGCAACGGATGGTAACGGTGCTTCTGTGCGTGTCCTTCTCTGA